The region ATTCTCAGTTTATACATGCCCTAAGGGCTTCCGGAGAAGTTTGTGGAATGGCCTCCGAAGAAGATGACAATATTGTGACGTTCGATAATGTGTTGGCCAATGATGGAAAATATATTGTTTGTATTGACCCTCTAGACGGAAGTTCAAATATAGATGTGAATGTGTCTATTGGCACCATTTTTTCAATTTATCGTCGCATTTCGGAACGCGGGCATAAAGCTGAAGAGAAGGATTTTTTACAGGAAGGCCTAAAACAGGTGGCCGGCGGTTATGTAATTTATGGATCATCTACCATGTTAGTTTATACTACAGGCCGCGGTGTTAATGGCTTTACACTGGACCCTTCAATTGGAGAGTTTTGCCTTTCGCATGCCGATATCAGAACACCTGAAAGTGGCGCAATTTATTCAATCAATGAAGGATATTATTTGAAATTTGAGGATGCAATAAAAAAGTATATCAAGTATACACAGGAAGTTGATAAACAAACAAAGCGCCCGTATAAAGCCAGGTATATCGGATCGTTAGTGGCTGATTTTCACAGGAACCTGCTAAAAGGAGGTATTTATATTTATCCTGCCACAGCAGATGCCCCCAATGGAAAATTGCGGTTGCTATATGAGGCTAATCCACTGGCATTTGTTGTTGAACAGGCCGGCGGAATGGCCATAAACGGCAAAGATCGTATACTTGACATGAAACCTCAGGATCTGCATCAGCGTACACCTTTGATCATTGGATCCACAAATATGGTCAATAAAGTAATGGAGTTTATTGAAAATAAGTAAATTTGTTCTGATACCGGCCAAATATTTGTCGATTAATTAAAAAAGATATCGTATGAAACAAGCAGCATCTGTTTTTAAAAAAGGATGTTTGATCATAGTTCTAATTATGGCTCAAGCAGTTTTTGTGGCAGCTCAAACCGGCATTTTTTATTATCCGAACCCGTCAGAAAATTACGTAAACAATAAGCTCCTGGCTTTAACAGAAGCCCCTAATCAGGAAATTTATTTATTGGGTAAGCTTTCAAATGCTTCTTACGAAAAATCTATACCCTATTTCTGCAGGGTCGATAAAAGGGGCAACCTGCTTATTGAAAATCCGCTTACCAAACACCAGGTCTATGATTTAAGTGCCTTGTTTATATTAAACAACCAACGCGTAAAGGCTTTCGGCAGTCGGCGGCAGGGCCCAATTTTCGCACCCTGGATGGTAACGTTGAATACAAAAGGAAACATCGTTAAAGAAAAAAGCGATTATGTGGTTTACTCAACCATAATGAACGACGTAACCAATATCGACGGTAAGAATCTGATGATTGCTGAAACCAAGGTTGACAATAATAAACTTTATAACATAAACCTTGTAAAACTTGATGCAGAAAAGGACGAAACACTCTGGTCGAAGCGGATTGAATCTAATCAAAATGAAGAAGCAACCACGGTAGTTGCGCTGGAAGATGGCAATTTGCTTGTGCTGGGTAAAAAATACAGCAATGACCTTTCAGACTATTCTCCTGTGCTTTATAAAGTTAATCCTTCGGGTAAGCCATTGTGGCGAGTGGGCATACCTGTTCCGGATAATTTTTATGCCCAGGATATTGCCGAAGACAGCGAGGGTAACCTAATTTACATGTGTAGTTACAGCAAAGAATACATGGGATCTAACGAAACCCGCGTAATAAAATTAAATAAGCAAGGACAAAGAAAAAGTTATAATGTAATACTCGATATTAGTGCAAATGGCCTGGTAATGAAACCAGAAAACAAATTTGTTTTGTATGGTTCCAACATCAAAGTGTATAATAAACGCCCTATTACCAAAGGAAAATATGTGGTACTGGGTAGTAATTTAAAACCTTTGCATGAGCATGAATTGTCGCAAACAGATAAGCCTGACAGTAAAATGCCCGAAGAGGTGACAAAAAACCTACCAACCACCAGCGACCTTACAACTGGAATATTATTGAAAGATGGCCGTGTAGCGCTGGCTGGCCGCATTTACATGCCTGCTAATCCTGCAAAAGCCAATCCGTATGGAAACGACCGGAATAATTTTGCATTGATGATAATTTTAGATGAATCAGGCAGATTTTAATTAACCTTTTTAAAAGAGTAAAATTATATTATGCCTGTTCGTTTCGGCGATCAGGCATTTTAATTTAGAAAAGTAGAATCATTATAAAACGTTATCTATGGTTAAGTATGAATTTGACAAACCCATCGACAGATCGGGAACAAGTTGTATAAAGTATGATGCCAGAGAAAGAATTTTTGGACAGAATGATGTGTTGCCTTTGTGGGTAGCCGACATGGATTTTGAGGTTGCACCAGAAATTGCAGAGGCAATACAAGAGCGGGCAAAGCACAAAATCTATGGTTATACAATGCGATGCGATGAATATTATGATATTATTCAGGATTGGCTAAAAAGAAGATATGGCTGGTCTGTTGAAAAACCACATATCTCGTTTTCTCCAGGTGTGGTTTCTGCTCTGGCTATGGCGTTGCTTGCTTTTACTAAACCCGGCGATAAGGTTATAGTGCAATCACCGGTTTATTTTCCCTTTTTTACCACAATAGAACAAAATGGGCGTCGGGTTTTAAACAATCAACTTGTAGAGGGGACCAATCAATACTCTATGGATTTTGACAATCTGGAGCGGCAAATCGATAATCAAACAAAAATGATGTTCCTGTCCAATCCACACAATCCTGTAGGCAGGGCCTGGACAAAAGAGGAACTTACCCGCCTTGCAGAAATTGCTGAAAAACACAAGCTAATAGTTGTTTCAGATGAAATACACTCTGATATAATTTTTTCAGGGCATGCGCACACCCCTTATGCTTCGGTTTCTGAATATGCAGCGCAAAATTCAGTTACAGCAATGGCTCCGAGTAAAACCTTTAATTTGGCAGGCCTGTCTACCAGTGTTGTTGTTATTGAGAACGAACGCATGATGAAAGACTATAATTACATGGTGGAAACTTTTCATATCGGACTAACCAACCCTTTTGGTTTGGTTGCGCTTAAAACTGCTTATGAAAAAGGAGATGCCTGGCTCGAAGCTTTGTTGAAATATCTGGAAGCCAACCGTGATTATGTTGCCGGGTTTGTGCAAAAAGAGATTCCCGGTGTTGATGTGGTATTGCCCGAATCTACGTTTTTAATGTGGATAGATTTCAGGGGGCTTGGTTATTCCGATAAGGAGCTACAGCATCAATTGGTGCGGATGGCTAAGATAGGATTAAGCCATGGCCCCATTTTTCGCGAAGGCGGCGAAGGATTCCAGCGATTGAATTTTGGATGCCCCCGCTCTCAACTGGAAGAGGCCATGGAAAGACTTAAGAAGGTGATTCATGCCTAAACACATAAAAACAAGAGCATTTGGTTGGTGGTGTAAGATGAAACCTCCATGTTGAACCAACTAAACAAATTAAAAAATAAACAGACCAAACAAGCGGTTTTATCGCGATTATCACGTGTAATGACCAATGAAAAAATGAAAACCAATGGATAAAAAAATTTTAAGTTTAGTTGTTTCAATTTTAATATTCACTTCAATCTACGGGCAGCAAACAATAAACAGTTCAATTATTCATGATGGTTTGCAACGAGATTATATACTTTATGTTCCAGCATCTTATTCAGGTAATCTGGCTGTTCCCCTGATTTTTAACTTTCATGGCTACACCAGTAATGCCTCGGAACAAATGTTTTACGGAGACTTCCGTCCTATTGCCGATACCGCAAATTTTTTAATTATTCACCCCATGGGAGCGCCCGATACACTTGGGCAACCACACTGGAATGTGGGGCTGGGAGAAACAGATATTGACGATGTTGGTTTTACTTCAGCTTTAATAGACACATTGTTGCTCAATTACAATATTGACGAAGAGAAAATATACACTACCGGTATGTCAAATGGTGGTTTGATGAGTTATTACCTGGCCTGCCATTTGAGCGGGCGTTTTGCTGCAATTGCTTCGGTTACGGGCACAATGACGACAGATATGATCAATAATTGTTTTGCTACACATTCAATCCCCGTGATGGAAATTCATGGTACTGCTGACTATACCGTACCATACGATGGCGCAGGAGTGATGGAGCCCATTAATGATGTTCTGACTCATTGGGTAGATTTTAATAATTGCGGGGTTACACCTGCAATTACTGATGTACCAGACACCAATACAACAGATGGATCAACGGTTGAACATTACCTTTATTCCAATGGCGACAATGGCGTAGCTGTTGAACATTATAAAGTTATTGGAGGGGGGCATACGTGGCCGGGAACTGCTTATAATTCTGGCATGACAAACTATGATATAAATGCTTCTCTAAAGATTTGGCAATTTTTTGCACAATACGACATAAATGGTCGTATCAACCCAACTGCAATTGAAGCACCTGTCGCAATGAACGTAACAAGTATTTATCCAAATCCCGCGACCACAGAGGTTTTTGTAGAAAGAGCAGACTCGGGAACCAAAACCTATAAAATATTTAACCTTCAGGGAAGGATAATGCTGCAAGGCCAGTTGTTTGCTTCAACGGAAACGCTCAATGTTGGTAAGCTTGCTAAAGGAATGTATGTTCTGCAAATGGGAAAAGATGTTTTTAAACTTGTGAAACAATAAGATAAACCAGGTTTTCAGTCTGACGTTTTTTGTTTTGCCCTATTGTGATGGCATAAGCAGGCCTTGCATTTCGTCTTTTTACAAGGCCGAAACGAGACTATATAATACAATTACCGGGCAAGTGTAATATTGTCTTTCCCGATCTGTATTTTTTTGTCTTTATAAAACTTTCCCACGACTTTTTCCTGTTTTCCGGATTATTTTCACCTAAAAAAATAAGCTATTAGTTATCAGCACATTATCATAATGATTCTTTTAAAAGTGGGTGTCCCGTGCTATATTTGTTGAATGTTTGTTCGGAAGAAGAAAAATAAAAGTGGTAGTGTAAGCATTCAAATCATTAAGAAAATTGATAGGAGTAATAAAGTTATCAAGACTATAGGCTCCTCATCAGAACCAGATGAAATTGAACGACTTTATTACAAAGCCTTATATGAACTGCCTCGTTTATATGGCCCTACGTTATTTGATCCACTAAAAGAATCCAGAATATGCGATCTAACAAATGATGATATTCATGTAGTTGGACCTGAGCTTATTTTCAGCAAAATTTTCAATTATATAGGATTTAATCAAATAAAGGATGAGTTGTTTAAAGCCTTGTGTATTTCCAGGATAACACACCCAGGCAGTAAACTTAATTTATCTCTATATCTACAGGAAAACCATAAATCAGATATTTCTGTAGATAGGATTTATTATTTCATGGATCGTTTAAACTCGAGGTATAAAAAGCAAGTTGAAGAGATCAGTTTTCAATACACAAAAAAAGTATTGGGGGGCAAAATAGGAATTGTCTTTTATGATATGACTACGATTTATTTTGAAAGTAGTCAACCAGACGAACTAAAACAAACAGGATTCTCAAAGGATGGGAAACACCAGCACCCACAAATATTTTTAGGGCTGCTAGTCGGCAAGGAAGGGTATCCAATTGGATACGATATTTTTGAAGGTAGTATCTATGAAGGCCATACTTTGATCCCTATATTAGAAAAATTTGAGCGGCGGTTTAGTTTAAATAAACCCATTGTAGTAGCTGATGCCGGGTTATTATCAGCAAAAAATATTGAGTCACTGAAAATCAATCGATATACATTCATTTTAGGAGCAAGAATCAAAAATGAAAATAATATCATAAAAAAACAGATCAGGGAACTGAACCTGCAAGATGGACAAATTGCAAAAATAGAAAAGCCAGATAACACTGTCTTATTTATAAGTTTTTCTGATAAAAGGGCAAAGAAAGACCTTTCAAATAGAGAACGTGGATTAAAAAGATTAGAGAAAAGCCTAAATGCAGGTCGATTGACAAAAAGCAATATTAACAACCGTGGTTACAACAAGTATCTAAAAATGCAAGGAGAACTCAAGATAAATATTGATTATGAAAAGTTTAGAAATGATTCTACATGGGATGGTTTAAAGGGATATCTCACAAACACAAAACTATCAGGGAAAGAAGTAATTGAAAACTATAATAACCTATGGAAAATTGAAAAAGCATTTAGGATATCTAAGACTGACCTTAAAATCAGACCAATTTATCATCGATTAAAAGAAAGAATTGAAGCTCATATTTGTATTTCATTTGTTTCATACTTACTGTACAAAGAATTAGAAAAAACACTTAAAGAGAATGACACTGGCATATCTATAAATAAAGCAATTAAAGCTATAAATAAGATGTATGAAATTCAAGTCGGTAATAAAAGAATTCTACTTAGGAACAATGAAACTCAACAAAACATTATTGACCTAATAAACTCGAAATTTTAAAAATGGGTGTCCTATCCGGAAAACAGGAGACTATATAATACAATTACCGGGCAAGTGTAATATTGTCTTTCCCGATCTGTATTTTTTTGTCTTTATAAAACTTTCCCACGACTTTTTTGTTTAGTGCACCACATCGACGCCCCAAAAATGCACAACTGATTATCAGTCTGTTGTGGGTTTTAATTTGATGTTTTGGGTGACTCGTCCCATTTCGCTCAATAGAATTAAGCTATGATGCATAAATCCGGGCATCCGTGATGAATGATTTCTCTTATCCTTTTCCTTGATTAAAAGGATCAAAACCTGTCCGACAATTGACGTAAATCAAGACCAAATTGCGGTTATTCGTTTATCGGCTTATGAGGGCTTCGAGGTTCACCCCGCTTTATTCAATGGTTTAATTCGAGTAGAACATTCTTTCCTGCGCAGTCTAGCCCTCACTAGTTTACGAGTAATTTGGTCTGGTCAATCTGTCTTGGGTCTGATCGCTGAGCAAAAGTAAAAAGTTTGCCTGCTAGCCGCATGAAGAAAAATACGTTAAGAAAACCTTGTTATTATGGCGTCAAAGTTTGCGCTGTTTGAGCACCGATTTTTCAAAAAAAATCGGTGTGAGTTCGTAAACTTTAGCCATAATGACCAGGTTTTTAGCATTTTTCTGTAAGCGGCGGGGGTTTTTTTATTTACTTTTTTTGACCTGTAGCAAAAAAAGTAAAATTAAAGATTGTAAGTAAAAATAGAACTTTCCATACTGGTGCATTCTGCAGTTTGGGTGCCCCAGTGCATAAAACAGTATTGTGATGGCATAAGCAGGCCTTGCATTTCGTATTTTTACAAGGCCGAAAGGAGACTATATAATACAATTACCGGACAAGTGTAATATTGTCTTTCCCGATCTGTATTTTTTTGTCTTTATAAAGTTTTCCCACGGCTTTTTTGAATATTTTTTTACTCACGTTAAAGATTTTTTTGATGGTTTCGGGGTCACTCTTATCAGTTATTTCAATAGATCCGCCATGTTCATTAATATAACGCAATAAAACATCTGAGAAATCTTCAACAGCAGTGTATCCCGGCTTTTGCAGAGTCAGGTCCAGTTTTTGATCTTCCCGCACCTTTTTAACATAAGCTTTGCGTCTTTCGCCTCTTTTTACCGTGCTAAAAACTTCATCATGGTATATCATACCCCAAACATGCTCGTTGACCAAAACACGGTACCCTATGGAATTTTTAAAAACCGGAAAAATCTCTACTTCATCGCCAGGCTCATAGTTTACAGGAGACTGATCAAGAAACTTATCGGTTTTTGATGAGGCCACAATGCGATTCGTTTCTTTGTCGAGATAGACATAAACAAAATATTTTTCACCCACTTCAATGTTGTGTCGCTGCTCGCTATAGGGCATCATTAAGTCTTTGGGCAGGCCCCAATTTAAGAAGGCGCCAAAACGGTTAACAGCCACGGCTTCGAGTAAGGCAAAATCTCCGACTTTGGCTAGCGGCTTTTCTGTGGTTGCTATCAGCCGGTCTTCTGAATCAAGATACAAGAACACTTCCAGTTCATCGTCTACATTAACATTTTCAGGAACATAACGCGTTGGAAGCAAAATTTCGCCATGTTCTTCTCCGTCCAGGTATAATCCAAAATCTACAGATTTAACTACCTTTAGGGTATTATATTTTCCTATTTCTACCATATTAAATAAATTGTGTTGCAAAGGTAGTATTTATTTATAATGAACTATTCAACAGGAGATTCTTATCAAAAAAGTAAAAACAGAAAATATCATTTATTTTAAGTTGGGCAGGCCTCCGATGAATATTATCATGGCAGCTACATTTTTTTTGATCATAGGTGCTACATTGACCATGAAACTGTGGTTAATAAAAGTTCCTTTGGTTGTGATGGGTATAGCATTAATTACCAGTCGCGACAGGCTGGCCATTGATTTTGAGAACAGAAGAATTATGAAGTATGCCTTAATTTTAGGATACCGTTGGGGAAAATGGTTGTCTGTAGACCAGGCTAAATATATTTCTCTTGTGAGGATTCGTATGCACAGAAATGAGAATTTTATCAGTATTACGCGGCATAGTACCACGGCTATGGTTAAAGCCAATTTAATTTTTTCTAAAAAACACTACCTAACTTTATTTCGCGAAAAAGGGGTCAATGCTCTTGAAATGGTGAAAACCATAGCCTTAGGATTCGATCTTAAGGTTTTAGATATGACCGGAAAAGGTAAGCAATGGATTGAACCCAATATTTTGCACGGTAGTTTCGATGGTACTGAAACTAAGTGGGAGTGAGGATTGAATTTTATTATTGAGGTTTTATGCAATTGCTTAAACCACAAGTCTACTTGTAATTTAAAAATTATAAAAATCAGTACTGGATCTTTTATCTAATCTTCCTTCCCAAAAAGTACTTTTTTCAGGTGTTGAATCTGCGATGAAGTTCCCATTACAAACAATCGGTCAGAACAGTTTAAGATTACATCGGCAGCGGGGTTAAAAATTATTGAACCATCTTCTTTTCGCATGCCAATGATGTTGGCGCCTGTTGTGGCTCCTACGTTCATGGCCCGGATAGATTTATTCAGGAAGCATTGGGAAAGGTCTGTACAATAGATTTGTTCCAAATGCACATTGGCCTGTTGGTCCAAAAGCCGGTCAATAAATTTGAGCGCTACAGGTTGCGTAACGTTTTTGGCCATGCGGCTACCTCCCATGCGGTCCGACATGATTACGTTATCGGCTCCGGCCCTGCGCAGTTTAAGGTCTGAATTTTCACGCACAGCCCGGCTGATGATGCGTACTTTAGGATTTATTTTTCGGGCCGTGATGATGATCATTAAATTGGCAGCATCATTGGGTAAAGTTGTGATAAGGGCTTTTGCCTTGTTTATGCCAGCCTGAATTAAAGCCTCATCAGCAGTGCCCGATTCGTGTATGTAAGGCCCGGTTTTTTGGGCTCGTATTTCACTGATGCGATCTTCCTTTTTCTCCACTATTACAAATGGTGTATTGTGTCGCTTCAGCTCCTCAACAGCCCTGCCTCCGGTTCGGCCCCATCCGAATACCACAACGTGGTTTTGCATTTTGGCCACCCGGTTGCGCATTTTATAATCGATGTAATAGTTCCGGAACTTTCCATCAAACAAAAACCGGGTTAAGGTAGACAAGGCATAGGCAAAGAGACCAAAGCTTAAAATGATCAGAAAAGAGGTAAAAACCTGCCCGGCAGGGTCCATGTCATGCACCTCTTTGAAGCCTACTGTCGAAACTGTTATCACTGTCATGTAAAAGGCCTCTATAAAAGTAAATTTTTCTATTGACATGTAACCAATTATACCCAGTACCATAATTGATATCAACAGGGCCAGGGCAATTCTTATGTTATGTTGACCGGATTTCATGTTTTACATCTCTTTAATAATATAACCACCCAGACGGCAGTCTAAACAACGGTTTTTGCTACAAAACTCATTGTATAGCTCAAGATATGCCTGGGAATCGTATGCTGAACTCATTTCAGCGCCTATCTTTTTCCAACGTTCAATAATACGGTTTTTTTCTTCGGGTAGGTTACGCATCCACGAAAATATTTTTTTCTGCATTTCCTGATCATCATAGTATTTGCCCACCACAAACAAAAAAGGGAAAACAGAGTTGATGATGATGTTTTCAATGGACTTAATACCAAGAGGTTTTTTGAGCTTTTTCGACTTTTTCGAGAAGGTGTAATGCGTTTCCCAAAAATCAGACACTTCCGCTGAGAAAAGCATTGTAGCTTCTTTTATGCTATTTGCTTTTTTTAACATCTGTGTAAATTGGGTGTTTCTGCTGAGCAAATTGGCCAATTGAGCCAGCCTTATCGTAGGAAAGCTAACGGGCCGCATGCGGGCAAATTTCCAGATTTTTGCTTCAAGAGGTTCAATTTTGAAGCGGGCTGCCAGGTGATTGAATTCTTTTTTTAATGTTTTTTCGTAATCTGATTCGGGTGATTCGAGAAAGCCGGCAGTACCCAAAAGCAAGGCTTCTATGCGTCGTTGGTCATTTCCAAGCGTGCGAATTTGTCGTAGGTTAATTTTCCGGCTTAGTTGCTCAAAAGGCTGCGTATTGATTTTAAAGCCCATATTTCGGCAAAGCATTCGGAAAAACACCTCATCCAGGTCGTTATTGGTTTGGGCCATCATGGCCGTAACGACCTCGCTTTTGCGTTGTAAACGCTGAATAAGTAGTGTTTCTGACCACATACTACGTATCAGCGGATCGACCTGGGCAAAATGGTCTTCACAGGGAATCCACTTGCGCGATTTGGCCAGCATGTTGTAATTTGAAGCAAGGCGCTTGTCATATGGAAGTTCAACGGTGGGAATCACCGTGTGGTTTTGGCGGGTTATTTCGGCGTCATTTACACCTACTACGTGTAAAATCACATTGTTGTAGGCAGCGTCGTTGTCATGGCCATGCAAAAACCAATCGCTTGAGCGCATATGAATTTCAATACTTCCGGCCCATTCGGTATCAGCAATTTTAATGCGACCATTAAAAAAATCGGGTCCTGCGTCGTGGTTGTGTTCGCCCAGGGAAATTAATTGCACTTTTTGACCGTCGCGGGTCTGCAGTTTATCTTTGTTGAATAGTTTGTGTTTCCAGATATAATGCAGTAGCTGTTCGTCCATTTGTTGTTTTTCGGATGAAATTACGAAAAATTCAGAGGGAGGGAAAGTTTTTTCTGTCAAGGTTCGGTTCCCGGCTAAAGCCTTACAGGTTTTGAGTGTTGTCGAAGTCCACGCCATGAATGGCGTGGTAATTTAGAGAATTTACAACCAGAGCAAGCTTTATTGACAGGGATTAGGGCCTAACTTACGCCGCCATTTATGGCGGTGATAGATAAGAAACCGCTGAGTTTTCCGGCTTTAGCCAGGAATATTTTTTTGAAAAGATCTTTTCCCGGCTAAGCCTTGCAGGTTTTGATTGTCGTCGAAGTCCACGCCATGATTGGCGTGGTAATTCAGAGAAAATTAAGCTTAATTGCTACATAATAATTTGGGAAAAGGCGTATAACCTGCACCCCTTTTTGACGGCAAAGATTGCAACCGAATCGCTGTAAGGCGATGATCTCAGCTAAATCCGTGCGATCGGGTTTAATCTTTAAAAGAGAACAAATAGTATTTAAAAAACGTTAAATTTGTAGTTAATATGCCTACAGTATTAAGAATAAAGGGTTATCGTTTTTACTTTTTCAGCAATGAGGGTGTTGAACCAAAACATATACACATAGAAAAAGCTGATGCATGTGGAAAAATGTGGTTAGTACCATCAGTCGAAGTAGAATATTTTTATGGATTTACTGCAAAAGAACAAAAAGCGGTCAAAAAGATTGTAAGCGAAAATTTAGAACTTTTAATAAATGCATGGGATGAATACTTTGAAAAATAAAAAAACAGATATAAGGGCGAAAGACCCTATTGATATTTTGGTTTTTGAGAAAGGTCTCCGTATTAAGAAAGTTATAATTGATAAGGAATTAGACCTAATCGGGGTTATTTTGAATAATGGTAAAATATTAGAATCAAAGATATCTCATTATCCAAAATTGAAGAATGCGCCAGAACAGGAACTT is a window of Salinivirga cyanobacteriivorans DNA encoding:
- a CDS encoding S1 RNA-binding domain-containing protein, which translates into the protein MVEIGKYNTLKVVKSVDFGLYLDGEEHGEILLPTRYVPENVNVDDELEVFLYLDSEDRLIATTEKPLAKVGDFALLEAVAVNRFGAFLNWGLPKDLMMPYSEQRHNIEVGEKYFVYVYLDKETNRIVASSKTDKFLDQSPVNYEPGDEVEIFPVFKNSIGYRVLVNEHVWGMIYHDEVFSTVKRGERRKAYVKKVREDQKLDLTLQKPGYTAVEDFSDVLLRYINEHGGSIEITDKSDPETIKKIFNVSKKIFKKAVGKLYKDKKIQIGKDNITLVR
- a CDS encoding MalY/PatB family protein; this encodes MVKYEFDKPIDRSGTSCIKYDARERIFGQNDVLPLWVADMDFEVAPEIAEAIQERAKHKIYGYTMRCDEYYDIIQDWLKRRYGWSVEKPHISFSPGVVSALAMALLAFTKPGDKVIVQSPVYFPFFTTIEQNGRRVLNNQLVEGTNQYSMDFDNLERQIDNQTKMMFLSNPHNPVGRAWTKEELTRLAEIAEKHKLIVVSDEIHSDIIFSGHAHTPYASVSEYAAQNSVTAMAPSKTFNLAGLSTSVVVIENERMMKDYNYMVETFHIGLTNPFGLVALKTAYEKGDAWLEALLKYLEANRDYVAGFVQKEIPGVDVVLPESTFLMWIDFRGLGYSDKELQHQLVRMAKIGLSHGPIFREGGEGFQRLNFGCPRSQLEEAMERLKKVIHA
- a CDS encoding T9SS type A sorting domain-containing protein, whose amino-acid sequence is MDKKILSLVVSILIFTSIYGQQTINSSIIHDGLQRDYILYVPASYSGNLAVPLIFNFHGYTSNASEQMFYGDFRPIADTANFLIIHPMGAPDTLGQPHWNVGLGETDIDDVGFTSALIDTLLLNYNIDEEKIYTTGMSNGGLMSYYLACHLSGRFAAIASVTGTMTTDMINNCFATHSIPVMEIHGTADYTVPYDGAGVMEPINDVLTHWVDFNNCGVTPAITDVPDTNTTDGSTVEHYLYSNGDNGVAVEHYKVIGGGHTWPGTAYNSGMTNYDINASLKIWQFFAQYDINGRINPTAIEAPVAMNVTSIYPNPATTEVFVERADSGTKTYKIFNLQGRIMLQGQLFASTETLNVGKLAKGMYVLQMGKDVFKLVKQ
- a CDS encoding DUF4160 domain-containing protein; amino-acid sequence: MPTVLRIKGYRFYFFSNEGVEPKHIHIEKADACGKMWLVPSVEVEYFYGFTAKEQKAVKKIVSENLELLINAWDEYFEK
- the fbp gene encoding class 1 fructose-bisphosphatase is translated as MKEYLGMTLNEFIIRRQSDFKYATGELSRLLSHIGVAAKIVNREVNKAGLVDILGEVGTVNTQGEAQQKLDVYADSQFIHALRASGEVCGMASEEDDNIVTFDNVLANDGKYIVCIDPLDGSSNIDVNVSIGTIFSIYRRISERGHKAEEKDFLQEGLKQVAGGYVIYGSSTMLVYTTGRGVNGFTLDPSIGEFCLSHADIRTPESGAIYSINEGYYLKFEDAIKKYIKYTQEVDKQTKRPYKARYIGSLVADFHRNLLKGGIYIYPATADAPNGKLRLLYEANPLAFVVEQAGGMAINGKDRILDMKPQDLHQRTPLIIGSTNMVNKVMEFIENK
- a CDS encoding DUF2442 domain-containing protein — translated: MNTLKNKKTDIRAKDPIDILVFEKGLRIKKVIIDKELDLIGVILNNGKILESKISHYPKLKNAPEQELEKWQLISKGIGITWENLDEDLSVKGFIHTVAINEMLEHLQSSTNLGRATV
- a CDS encoding IS1634 family transposase, with translation MFVRKKKNKSGSVSIQIIKKIDRSNKVIKTIGSSSEPDEIERLYYKALYELPRLYGPTLFDPLKESRICDLTNDDIHVVGPELIFSKIFNYIGFNQIKDELFKALCISRITHPGSKLNLSLYLQENHKSDISVDRIYYFMDRLNSRYKKQVEEISFQYTKKVLGGKIGIVFYDMTTIYFESSQPDELKQTGFSKDGKHQHPQIFLGLLVGKEGYPIGYDIFEGSIYEGHTLIPILEKFERRFSLNKPIVVADAGLLSAKNIESLKINRYTFILGARIKNENNIIKKQIRELNLQDGQIAKIEKPDNTVLFISFSDKRAKKDLSNRERGLKRLEKSLNAGRLTKSNINNRGYNKYLKMQGELKINIDYEKFRNDSTWDGLKGYLTNTKLSGKEVIENYNNLWKIEKAFRISKTDLKIRPIYHRLKERIEAHICISFVSYLLYKELEKTLKENDTGISINKAIKAINKMYEIQVGNKRILLRNNETQQNIIDLINSKF
- a CDS encoding DUF2851 family protein; the encoded protein is MDEQLLHYIWKHKLFNKDKLQTRDGQKVQLISLGEHNHDAGPDFFNGRIKIADTEWAGSIEIHMRSSDWFLHGHDNDAAYNNVILHVVGVNDAEITRQNHTVIPTVELPYDKRLASNYNMLAKSRKWIPCEDHFAQVDPLIRSMWSETLLIQRLQRKSEVVTAMMAQTNNDLDEVFFRMLCRNMGFKINTQPFEQLSRKINLRQIRTLGNDQRRIEALLLGTAGFLESPESDYEKTLKKEFNHLAARFKIEPLEAKIWKFARMRPVSFPTIRLAQLANLLSRNTQFTQMLKKANSIKEATMLFSAEVSDFWETHYTFSKKSKKLKKPLGIKSIENIIINSVFPFLFVVGKYYDDQEMQKKIFSWMRNLPEEKNRIIERWKKIGAEMSSAYDSQAYLELYNEFCSKNRCLDCRLGGYIIKEM
- a CDS encoding potassium channel family protein, encoding MKSGQHNIRIALALLISIMVLGIIGYMSIEKFTFIEAFYMTVITVSTVGFKEVHDMDPAGQVFTSFLIILSFGLFAYALSTLTRFLFDGKFRNYYIDYKMRNRVAKMQNHVVVFGWGRTGGRAVEELKRHNTPFVIVEKKEDRISEIRAQKTGPYIHESGTADEALIQAGINKAKALITTLPNDAANLMIIITARKINPKVRIISRAVRENSDLKLRRAGADNVIMSDRMGGSRMAKNVTQPVALKFIDRLLDQQANVHLEQIYCTDLSQCFLNKSIRAMNVGATTGANIIGMRKEDGSIIFNPAADVILNCSDRLFVMGTSSQIQHLKKVLFGKED